In Pseudomonas sp. p1(2021b), the genomic window AACCGGTGATGTAGCGTGGGCCACCTTCAGCGAGTTCGATCTCGATGCTGACGTGCTGGCCCATCATCGACTTGAGCGGCACGCCGGAGTCTTCGCAGACCAGCAGCAGTTCGTAGTTGAACGCCTTCGACAGGCCTTCGACGCCCTTGAAGGTTTCCAGCAACAGTTCCTGTTCGGGGTTGGCCAGGTTGTGAAACTTGAACAGGCGGCGGTTCTGCGGCGACAGCAGCGCTGCGGCCAGGTCCATGGTCATGCGAGATCTCCTTGAAAACGCGGCCAGCACGCTTATGCGATGCGCAGCTGCAACTCTGATCCAGTATGCGCGCATCATGCGCGCGCTCTGCGAGGCCATGCATAACGGAAAATGCCATCACGCAGGCGACCTGGTTCACATACCGAACGACAGGCAAGCAGAGAGGCCCAAAGGAAACACCGGTAAAAACTGCCCTGTCAATTCGCCACAGCCTACAAGACATCGATGATGAAGCGTGTCAAGCAATGACATGTTGCCATCATCCGTGCGCTTGACCGCGTTCCGGGAACGGCACGGTTTTTGACGAAAAGCCTGTCGTAGACGGGTTTCAAGGTGCGTGCCATGACAAGGAAAAAGAAGATTCCGATCTGCTCTATCGTCTTTCGCCATTGCTTAAGCGCTCCCGACGCATAAGCGGAGAAAAATGTTTCATAACATGGACGGGGTTAGATGAAGGTAGGTGTGATCGCCTGACGCCTGAAATACCCTGGGCCTGCGCGCAGTTTGCGGCGCAGGCCTTTTTCAGCGTTCGCTCAAAGGCTCAACTGGCTGGAAAATCGCCCTACCGCATCCACCACCTTCTGCGCACCTTCCTGGATCTCGACGATCACCCCACCAGTATCGGCGGCCAACGCCAACCCCTGCTCGGCCTGGCGCTTGCTGGTGTCGATGATATCCACAGCCGCCTGGGCCAGTTGCTCGTTCTGCAGAACTACCTTGGCAATCTCGTCGGTGGCTGTGCTGGTACGCGAGGCCAGCTGGCGAACCTCGTCGGCCACCACCGCGAAGCCTCTACCCTGCTCGCCTGCCCGCGCCGCCTCGATAGCCGCATTGAGCGCCAGCAAGTTGGTCTGCCCGGCGATGTCGCTGATGGTCTTGATGATCGAACCGATCACCCGGGACTGTGTATCCAGCGCCTGGATGCCTTGGGCCGCGTCCTGCATGGAGCGCTCCAGGCCACGCATCACATCGACGGTCTGGGTCACCACACCGGTGGCCTTGCGCGCGCTGGCATCGGTGCCCAACGACGTGTTGTAGGCGATGTCCGCAGCCTCGGCAACAGCCAGCTCCTGGTTGACCTGGTCAGTGATCACGGTTGCGAACTTGACCACTTTGTAGAGCACGTCATGGGCATCGATGATCGGGTTGTAGGATGCCTCCAGCCACACCACCCGGCCATGGGCATCGATGCGCTTGAACCGGTCGGCGACGAACTCGCCACGGCGCAGCTTGTCCCAGAAAGCCTGGTAGGCCGGCGAATTGGCTTCCTCAGGTTCACAGAAAATACGGTGATGCTTGCCGCGCACCTGCTCCAGGGAATACCCCATGGCCTGCAGGAAACGGTCATTGGCGGTCAGCACCTCGCCTTGCAGGTTGAACTCGATCAGCGCGGTCGAACGCATCAAAGCTTTGATCAGGCTTTCGTGCTCGCGAGAGGTCTCGATGGTGCGCGTGAGGTCGCTCGAATGCAGGCTGAAATAGCGGATTCGCCCGTCGCTGCTCTTGACCGGTTGCAAGATCGAACGCAGCCAGGCTTCCTGGCCATTGCCACGCAGCAGGCGGAAGGCGCCGTTGAGGTGCTCGCCGCGAGTAATGGCGCCTTTCATGCGCTGGTAGAAGTCCAGCTGCTTCACATGGGCGGGGACGATGTCCTCGATACTGCGCCCGATCAGTTGTTCGGCGCGGTAAAGCATCTCCTGCTCGAAGTTGCTGTTGACCGACTCGATACGACCGTCGGGGCCAAGCTGCAAGACCAGCATCTCACTGTCGAGGCTA contains:
- a CDS encoding methyl-accepting chemotaxis protein; this translates as MRGLERSMQDAAQGIQALDTQSRVIGSIIKTISDIAGQTNLLALNAAIEAARAGEQGRGFAVVADEVRQLASRTSTATDEIAKVVLQNEQLAQAAVDIIDTSKRQAEQGLALAADTGGVIVEIQEGAQKVVDAVGRFSSQLSL